The stretch of DNA CCGGCAGAAGCGCATAGAGCTGGGGAATGACCTGGGTTATGTGAAGGATGTCCTGCGAAAAGGGATTATAAAAGGGCAGGAGTATTCCGGCGAGATACTGGACCGGGCCAAGACCGCCATGAAGATAGATTACCGGGATATATTAGGGTAATTCTTTGAGGCGTCATTGCGATTATTGCATCCTGACGAGCTAATGAAGCAATCCAGTATTGTCATTCCTGTGCAGACAGGAATCCAGGGGTTTATTCTCACACAAAGCAATGCACTGAGCCTGTCGAAGTGACACTAAGCCACAAAGATTTTATTCTTTTATGGAATTAACCAAAGATATAATTTTGGCCAAAGGCGAAAAAGTCTGTCTTAGAGCAAGGACGCTGGAGGACATTCCTTTGCTCCTCAAATGGCACAATATGACCGGCCAGGCCAGGTTGTTCGATGCACCTTGGGAACAGCGGGAATCGGAAGAGGAATATACCGCCCGGCTAACAAAAAGCATAGAGCGGGAAACAGCAGGGAAAATATCGCAGGCTGTTATAATTGACTCAAACCAAGCTCCTATCGGTACGGTTAACAGTTACGGAGATAAAGGCAATCCCGATCACAGGTATGTCGGGATATCAATCTATGAGGATTCTCTGATCAGCAAGGGCATGGGAACGGAAGCCCTTAAGTTATGGATAAGCTTTCAGTTTGAAACTAGTAACATTCATCACATTGGTCTGGAGACCTGGTCGTTCAATAAAAGGATGATCAGGGTGGCCGAGAAGCTCGGGTTCAAGAACGAAGGGTGCGAAAGGGAATTGAGAAATTGGAACGGGAAATGGATGGACAAACTACATTATGGACTTCTTAGGGACGAATGGCCAATGAAGATAGATAAATATTGGCTGCTTGTTTTTGCAGCTATTATTATCTTTGGATGTCATATGTTGAGTTTCTTTAAATTGGCATCTTACGTCATATATCCCCTAAGTACCATTCTGGGATTATATTTGATGACAAAGCAGCTTTCGAAGAAATTACATGAAAAGGGTGCGGATGAGAATACAACGTTTGGGGCATGGATTGCAGCGTGCTTTATAATCGTAATCTCAGATGCAATATTATTTATTGACCCATTATTTAATCTAATAAACAAGGAAATACTTTACAAAAGTTGTTCATATAATTACTTGCTA from Candidatus Edwardsbacteria bacterium encodes:
- a CDS encoding GNAT family N-acetyltransferase; its protein translation is MELTKDIILAKGEKVCLRARTLEDIPLLLKWHNMTGQARLFDAPWEQRESEEEYTARLTKSIERETAGKISQAVIIDSNQAPIGTVNSYGDKGNPDHRYVGISIYEDSLISKGMGTEALKLWISFQFETSNIHHIGLETWSFNKRMIRVAEKLGFKNEGCERELRNWNGKWMDKLHYGLLRDEWPMKIDKYWLLVFAAIIIFGCHMLSFFKLASYVIYPLSTILGLYLMTKQLSKKLHEKGADENTTFGAWIAACFIIVISDAILFIDPLFNLINKEILYKSCSYNYLLSSINQSLAALFALVFSLMFILTQLSKDHNASNSQVVKIFTRYVFLYIISFVVAILAPLFLMGTKQILGIKIVLFMAVCNVAMLIPFFWRFKITLTSAK